A genomic stretch from uncultured Pseudodesulfovibrio sp. includes:
- a CDS encoding patatin-like phospholipase family protein, whose translation MQITRTNHILYFTTLVCMAIALTGCSANRSPMPEGLLHEGQLPEYEYIRFYGDSAPEKVAMSKLMHQWALQEVVSDQSDDFTVLSLSGGGADGAFGAGFLTGWTSRGDRPVFTFVTGVSTGALIAPFAFLGPEHDATLKLLYTTFKTKHLVLNRPIGSALAGDSLFNVTPFKLALKTYVNDEIINKIATEHRKGRRLFVGTTNLDEMRPVYWNIGAIAQIQTEKARQLIRDIILASASIPVAFPPMYFSLEINGEKYQEMHVDGGITNQVFAYPPSVHMKKTLNELGISRKIILYVIRNDTLLSKPVQVRPNLGAIASRSLSGLIRNQGIGDLYRIFYVAQRDGADFNLAFIPPTFQADSNELFDPAYMAKLFKVGQDMAKGTKPWHKTPPSDFNPQQ comes from the coding sequence ATGCAGATCACACGCACGAACCATATACTGTATTTCACGACACTGGTGTGCATGGCTATCGCGCTGACCGGCTGTAGCGCCAACAGGTCTCCCATGCCGGAGGGACTTCTACATGAAGGCCAGTTACCGGAATATGAATATATTCGCTTTTATGGAGACTCGGCGCCGGAAAAGGTCGCCATGAGCAAACTCATGCACCAATGGGCCTTGCAGGAAGTCGTATCCGATCAGAGTGATGATTTCACGGTACTCAGCCTGTCCGGAGGTGGAGCCGATGGTGCTTTCGGCGCAGGATTCCTGACCGGATGGACTTCTCGCGGCGACAGGCCTGTTTTCACTTTCGTTACCGGGGTCAGTACCGGAGCACTCATCGCACCCTTTGCCTTTCTCGGACCGGAACACGACGCCACTCTCAAGCTCCTGTACACCACGTTCAAAACAAAACACCTCGTACTCAACCGCCCTATCGGTTCAGCCCTTGCCGGTGATTCCCTGTTCAATGTGACGCCGTTTAAACTGGCGTTAAAGACCTACGTAAACGATGAAATTATCAACAAAATTGCCACAGAACACCGCAAGGGCCGCCGTCTGTTCGTCGGCACGACCAACCTTGACGAAATGCGACCCGTTTATTGGAACATCGGAGCCATCGCCCAAATACAGACCGAAAAGGCACGCCAACTCATCCGGGACATAATCCTGGCCTCGGCGTCTATCCCGGTGGCGTTCCCCCCCATGTACTTCTCGCTTGAGATCAATGGGGAAAAATATCAGGAAATGCATGTGGACGGTGGTATCACGAATCAGGTCTTTGCCTACCCTCCCAGCGTACACATGAAAAAAACGCTCAACGAACTCGGCATTTCCAGAAAGATCATTCTCTATGTCATCCGCAATGATACGTTGTTATCCAAACCTGTCCAGGTAAGGCCGAACCTTGGGGCCATCGCTTCCCGCTCACTGTCCGGCCTGATTCGCAATCAGGGAATCGGAGATCTTTACCGGATATTCTACGTGGCACAACGGGATGGCGCAGACTTCAATCTCGCATTCATCCCGCCGACTTTTCAGGCCGATTCAAATGAGTTGTTCGATCCTGCATACATGGCCAAACTTTTCAAGGTCGGCCAGGATATGGCCAAGGGTACAAAGCCCTGGCACAAAACACCACCATCTGATTTCAACCCTCAACAGTGA
- the dtd gene encoding D-aminoacyl-tRNA deacylase: MRLVIQRVSDAKVTVNETVVGEIGTGLLVLAGFGQADEADLPGKPVWKKMLDKLFNLRIFPDDEGKMNRSLADIQGDLMLISQFTLYADCKKGRRPSFTNACHPYIAESLFDRFVEDARKETPGLFATGRFGAEMHLDFTNWGPVTIILDSDDL, encoded by the coding sequence ATGCGTCTGGTCATCCAGCGTGTTTCAGACGCAAAGGTCACGGTCAACGAAACTGTTGTCGGTGAAATCGGTACAGGTCTGCTCGTGCTTGCCGGATTCGGCCAGGCCGATGAAGCGGATCTGCCCGGCAAGCCTGTCTGGAAGAAGATGCTCGACAAACTTTTCAATCTACGCATCTTCCCGGATGATGAGGGAAAAATGAACAGATCGCTCGCAGACATTCAAGGCGATCTCATGCTCATCTCCCAATTCACTCTGTATGCGGACTGCAAAAAAGGCCGCCGCCCGTCCTTCACCAATGCCTGTCATCCGTATATCGCGGAATCCCTGTTCGACCGCTTTGTGGAAGACGCACGCAAGGAAACACCGGGGCTTTTCGCCACAGGCCGTTTCGGTGCTGAAATGCATCTGGACTTCACCAACTGGGGACCAGTCACCATCATTCTCGATTCGGACGATCTGTAA
- a CDS encoding nucleotide pyrophosphohydrolase, producing the protein MDSLKQLDERHRTFVEERNWQKHQSPKNLAMALTAEVGELVEHFQWLTTEESWEVSGKKKEAVAEELADVLIYLTRMSAELGIDLVAAAHEKCERNERKYPAEEFQGGNRRPHEYKDRDKY; encoded by the coding sequence ATGGACTCACTCAAACAACTCGATGAACGTCACCGCACATTCGTGGAAGAACGCAACTGGCAGAAACATCAATCGCCCAAGAACCTCGCCATGGCCCTGACCGCAGAAGTGGGGGAACTGGTTGAGCACTTCCAGTGGTTGACTACGGAGGAGAGTTGGGAGGTAAGCGGCAAGAAAAAGGAAGCCGTGGCCGAAGAGCTGGCCGATGTTCTGATCTATCTGACTCGCATGTCAGCGGAGCTGGGCATTGATCTGGTTGCGGCTGCCCATGAAAAATGCGAGAGAAACGAGCGCAAGTACCCGGCGGAAGAATTTCAGGGCGGCAATCGTCGCCCCCACGAGTACAAGGATCGCGACAAGTATTAA
- the queD gene encoding 6-carboxytetrahydropterin synthase QueD, with protein sequence MPGKWKLTITQDFSASHQLRNYGGKCENMHGHNFGVEVVVEGDKLDEKVQYLVDFKEIKRRTKDVLEKLDHKHLNEVECFTEVNPSSENIAMYIYNELNGNLPDAVRLVEVSVSEKESSKATYWEE encoded by the coding sequence ATGCCCGGCAAATGGAAATTGACCATCACGCAGGATTTTTCGGCATCACACCAACTGCGCAACTACGGCGGCAAATGCGAAAACATGCACGGCCACAACTTCGGCGTGGAAGTGGTGGTGGAAGGCGACAAGCTGGACGAAAAGGTTCAGTACCTCGTCGACTTCAAGGAAATTAAACGACGCACCAAAGACGTGCTGGAAAAACTCGACCACAAGCATTTGAACGAGGTGGAGTGCTTTACCGAGGTCAATCCGTCTTCCGAGAACATTGCCATGTATATATATAATGAATTGAACGGGAACCTGCCGGACGCAGTCCGACTGGTCGAAGTTTCTGTTTCGGAGAAGGAATCGTCCAAGGCAACCTACTGGGAAGAATAG
- a CDS encoding sensor domain-containing diguanylate cyclase, with product MSIKSKLVLTLSFILVSAFLATSLVNYAFTRKAIRAELLNSSLPLTGKNIYSEIQAVMMRPLLVSSSMANDAFLKNWVTDGEKNTDQITEYLKKIQEKYGFISTFFVSSTTDKYYSQEGILKEIGPRDPHDIWFYAFRRSGKEFDLDVDTNEVKDNKLTIFVNFRVEDDKGRFIGVAGVGMNIEQAATLLKKSKTKYNREIYLVDQDGLVQVHQNKQLIEKHSIAKAGGIRDLASQILDEKRNPLSLEYNWDDTHYLLSTQYIPELEWHLIVEQSEDDALISARNNLVRTIGIGLCTSILIIVLCTFTVNHFQGRLERLAQTDPLTGVANRRALETYFRQASYKARRYGDRLSTIVMDLNNFKEVNDIHGHIKGDEVLKCVADTVNKAIRPTDILARWGGDEFIIFLDGDIDDARALAERALAAVAESSQDLPISFSYGVAQLEEGDDLESITMRADKDLYRSKKNSGSGEL from the coding sequence ATGAGCATTAAATCCAAACTGGTACTGACACTTTCTTTTATTCTTGTCTCCGCTTTTCTGGCAACAAGTCTGGTGAACTATGCTTTCACTCGCAAAGCTATCCGCGCAGAACTGCTTAACTCTTCACTGCCCTTGACCGGGAAAAACATCTATTCGGAAATCCAGGCTGTCATGATGCGCCCCTTGCTGGTGTCCTCATCGATGGCCAACGATGCTTTCCTCAAAAACTGGGTAACCGACGGAGAGAAGAATACCGATCAAATCACGGAATACCTCAAAAAGATCCAAGAAAAATACGGCTTTATTTCCACCTTCTTCGTCTCTTCGACAACAGACAAATATTACAGTCAAGAAGGCATACTCAAGGAAATCGGCCCAAGAGATCCACACGACATATGGTTTTATGCTTTCAGACGTTCAGGCAAGGAATTTGATCTGGATGTGGATACCAATGAAGTTAAAGACAACAAACTGACAATTTTCGTCAACTTCAGGGTTGAAGATGACAAAGGTCGATTCATCGGTGTTGCCGGTGTGGGCATGAATATCGAACAAGCCGCAACTCTCCTGAAGAAATCCAAGACAAAATACAACCGGGAAATTTATCTTGTGGACCAGGATGGGCTGGTTCAGGTGCACCAGAACAAACAGCTGATAGAAAAGCACTCTATTGCTAAAGCCGGTGGCATCCGGGATCTCGCTTCGCAAATACTTGACGAAAAGCGAAACCCCCTCAGTCTTGAATACAATTGGGACGACACACATTACCTGCTCTCGACCCAGTATATTCCTGAACTGGAATGGCACCTCATCGTTGAACAGAGCGAGGATGATGCCCTGATTTCTGCGCGGAACAATCTTGTCCGCACCATTGGCATAGGTTTATGTACATCCATCCTGATCATCGTACTGTGCACGTTCACAGTCAACCATTTTCAGGGCCGGCTGGAACGCCTGGCCCAAACAGACCCGCTGACCGGCGTGGCAAACCGTCGGGCACTGGAAACCTATTTTCGCCAGGCATCCTACAAAGCCAGACGCTACGGAGATCGTCTGTCCACCATTGTCATGGACCTAAATAATTTCAAAGAGGTCAACGACATACATGGCCATATCAAGGGCGATGAAGTGCTTAAGTGTGTAGCAGACACCGTAAATAAAGCCATCAGGCCTACGGATATACTGGCACGATGGGGTGGTGACGAATTCATCATTTTCCTGGATGGCGACATTGATGATGCCCGGGCCTTGGCAGAACGAGCACTTGCTGCCGTTGCCGAATCTTCCCAGGATCTTCCCATCTCGTTCAGTTATGGCGTTGCACAACTTGAAGAAGGAGACGATCTGGAGTCCATAACCATGCGAGCGGACAAGGACCTCTATCGCTCCAAGAAAAACAGCGGCTCCGGCGAGTTGTAG
- the dnaE gene encoding DNA polymerase III subunit alpha produces MAEFVHLHVHTEYSLLDGAIRINDLLSRAKDLGMPAVAITDHGSMFGAATFYMAAMDMGIKPIIGCEVYVAPGDIDDEKAHERKEKGGGYHLVLLAKNRKGYQNLTKLVTTGYLDGFYYKPRVCKNLLKKHSEGLIALSACLAGEVPRKLMNEGLNEGVEMAKTYESIFPGNFYLELQDNGIGKQTRLNELLIKCAEKTGLPLVATNDCHYLTAEDYEAHDTLLCIQTQTTVDAEKRFRMDTQELYFKTPEEMEKAFAHVPEAILNTQRIAEQCNLEIELGNYYFPEYTLSEGVSNMDEEFDKLCRAGLKRRLETITYDVDEKVYWDRLDYELGVIIEMGFPAYFLIVQDFINWAKDNRIPVGPGRGSAAGSIVAWSLKITNLDPLPYDLLFERFLNVERVSMPDIDVDFCERRRLEVVKYCAEKYGHDRVAQITTFGTMKTKAVIKDVGRALGMTFGETDRIAKLIPDDPALIAKLLGVEKAKINVPNAVKAVVELDDMVATDPKIAKLIDISTRLEGLCRHASTHAAGVVISDKPMVEYLPLYKGKKGEIVTQFDMKKVEKVGLIKFDFLGLRTMTVIEDCLDIIREQGKKAPDLDTLALDDPDTFAIFAKGDTDGIFQVESSGMRKYLRMLRPDCFEDIVAMLALYRPGPLGMIGSQGVSMVDEFIMRKHGDIEVSYPHPSLEDTLKPTYGVMVYQEQVMATAMTVANYSLGEGDLLRRAMGKKIAEEMAKQRSRFLEGSRENEIPDKVANEIFDTMEKFAAYGFNKSHSAAYALISYHTAYLKAHFPVEFMAALMSTEMNNTEKIIMYINACRDMEITVKQPNINAGHARFSVLEGDILYAMAAIKNVGEEAINEIVVERNAGGPFKDIFDFCERVNLRRVTKRVLESLIKAGALDCFNCSRAALLEDLEKAVAIGQKKAKEKDSGMLNMLDMLGGGGQSAPAHSPTCSDIEEFDDKEKLALEKEVLGFFLSGHPLLAYRQDLARLRTITLEDCKNIPNGTEVRVAVIIPDYKQFITKRGDAMAFCVAEDLTTSGEITMLPKVYADARELIDADRPLMVQGKIDVREEPGQEEAPKSAKILADKVMFLADAVQGSDKPVPLWIGEKNAEDAHLNNLKAILQRYPGNTHVTLGVITRESVVTLKLGHSWKIFPSREFWKDVEKWQNGDALKHQAAMD; encoded by the coding sequence GTGGCCGAATTCGTTCACCTTCACGTCCATACAGAATACAGTCTTCTGGACGGCGCAATCCGCATCAACGATCTGCTTTCACGAGCCAAAGACCTCGGCATGCCTGCCGTTGCCATTACCGATCACGGGTCCATGTTCGGAGCCGCGACCTTCTACATGGCGGCGATGGACATGGGTATCAAACCCATTATCGGCTGTGAAGTCTATGTGGCTCCCGGCGACATCGACGATGAAAAAGCGCACGAACGCAAGGAAAAGGGCGGCGGTTACCATCTGGTCCTGCTTGCCAAGAACCGCAAGGGGTACCAGAATCTGACCAAGCTGGTGACAACAGGCTATCTGGACGGTTTCTACTACAAGCCCCGTGTCTGCAAAAATCTGCTCAAGAAGCATTCCGAAGGACTCATCGCCCTATCCGCCTGCCTCGCGGGAGAAGTGCCCCGCAAGCTCATGAACGAGGGACTGAACGAAGGCGTGGAGATGGCAAAGACCTATGAGTCCATCTTCCCCGGCAATTTTTACCTTGAATTACAGGACAACGGCATCGGCAAGCAGACCAGACTCAATGAGTTGCTCATCAAGTGCGCCGAGAAAACAGGACTGCCCCTCGTCGCCACCAATGACTGCCACTATCTGACCGCCGAGGACTACGAAGCGCACGACACCCTGCTCTGCATCCAGACACAGACCACTGTTGATGCTGAAAAACGTTTCAGGATGGATACGCAGGAGCTGTATTTCAAAACGCCCGAGGAGATGGAAAAGGCGTTTGCTCATGTGCCGGAAGCCATTCTCAACACCCAGCGTATTGCCGAGCAATGCAACCTCGAAATCGAACTGGGCAACTATTATTTCCCGGAATACACACTGTCCGAGGGCGTGTCGAACATGGACGAGGAGTTCGACAAACTCTGCCGCGCCGGGCTCAAACGACGGCTGGAGACCATTACATATGATGTAGACGAAAAGGTCTACTGGGATCGTCTGGACTATGAACTCGGCGTCATCATCGAGATGGGATTCCCGGCCTACTTCCTCATCGTGCAGGACTTCATCAACTGGGCCAAGGACAACCGTATTCCCGTCGGCCCCGGGCGTGGTTCCGCTGCCGGTTCTATTGTGGCATGGTCACTCAAGATCACCAACCTCGATCCGCTCCCGTATGACCTGCTGTTCGAGCGTTTCCTGAACGTCGAACGCGTATCCATGCCTGATATCGACGTTGACTTCTGTGAACGCCGTCGTCTTGAGGTCGTGAAATACTGCGCTGAAAAGTACGGTCACGACCGCGTGGCGCAGATTACCACCTTCGGCACCATGAAGACCAAGGCGGTCATCAAGGATGTCGGTCGCGCACTCGGCATGACATTCGGCGAGACAGACCGTATCGCCAAGCTCATCCCGGACGATCCGGCTCTTATAGCCAAGCTGCTCGGCGTTGAAAAAGCCAAGATCAACGTTCCCAACGCAGTCAAGGCCGTGGTCGAGCTGGACGACATGGTAGCGACTGACCCCAAGATCGCCAAGCTCATCGACATTTCCACCCGCCTTGAGGGGCTCTGCCGACACGCCTCCACTCACGCGGCGGGCGTCGTCATCTCGGACAAGCCCATGGTTGAGTATCTTCCTCTCTACAAAGGGAAGAAGGGTGAAATCGTGACCCAGTTCGACATGAAAAAAGTCGAAAAAGTCGGCTTGATCAAGTTCGACTTCCTGGGACTGCGCACCATGACGGTCATTGAAGACTGCCTGGACATCATTCGGGAACAGGGCAAAAAAGCCCCGGATCTTGACACACTGGCGCTCGATGACCCGGACACTTTCGCAATTTTCGCCAAAGGCGACACCGACGGAATCTTTCAGGTTGAGTCATCAGGCATGCGCAAATATCTCCGAATGCTGCGCCCCGACTGCTTTGAAGACATCGTCGCCATGCTCGCCCTTTACCGCCCAGGCCCGCTGGGCATGATCGGTTCTCAAGGTGTCAGCATGGTTGATGAATTCATCATGCGTAAACACGGGGATATCGAAGTCTCCTACCCGCACCCTTCGCTGGAGGACACGCTCAAGCCGACCTACGGTGTCATGGTTTATCAGGAACAGGTCATGGCGACCGCCATGACTGTTGCCAACTATTCACTCGGCGAAGGTGACCTACTTCGCCGCGCCATGGGTAAGAAGATCGCCGAAGAGATGGCCAAGCAGCGGTCCCGCTTCCTCGAAGGCTCACGGGAAAACGAAATCCCCGACAAGGTCGCCAACGAAATTTTCGACACCATGGAAAAATTCGCGGCATACGGTTTCAACAAATCGCATTCCGCCGCATACGCACTCATTTCCTACCATACCGCCTATCTCAAGGCGCACTTCCCGGTAGAGTTCATGGCCGCCCTCATGTCCACGGAAATGAACAACACAGAAAAGATCATCATGTATATCAACGCATGCCGCGACATGGAGATCACTGTCAAACAGCCCAACATCAATGCAGGCCATGCCCGATTCTCGGTACTCGAGGGCGACATTCTCTATGCCATGGCTGCCATCAAGAACGTGGGCGAAGAAGCCATCAACGAGATCGTGGTCGAACGAAACGCTGGTGGCCCATTCAAGGACATTTTCGATTTCTGCGAACGGGTGAACCTGCGTCGTGTGACCAAGCGTGTATTGGAATCACTCATTAAAGCAGGAGCGCTTGACTGTTTCAACTGTTCCCGCGCCGCCCTTCTTGAAGATCTGGAAAAGGCTGTTGCCATCGGGCAGAAAAAGGCCAAGGAAAAAGATTCCGGCATGCTCAACATGCTGGACATGCTCGGCGGCGGAGGACAAAGCGCTCCGGCTCATTCGCCCACATGTTCAGACATCGAAGAATTCGACGACAAGGAAAAACTCGCCCTTGAGAAAGAGGTTCTCGGGTTTTTCCTGTCCGGTCATCCCCTGCTTGCCTATCGACAGGATCTGGCCCGCTTGCGGACCATCACTCTTGAAGACTGCAAAAACATCCCCAACGGAACCGAAGTGCGTGTGGCCGTCATCATACCGGACTACAAGCAGTTCATCACCAAACGAGGCGACGCCATGGCATTCTGCGTGGCCGAAGACCTGACCACGTCCGGTGAAATCACCATGCTGCCCAAGGTCTATGCCGATGCGCGCGAACTGATCGACGCGGACCGACCGCTCATGGTGCAGGGCAAGATCGACGTCCGAGAGGAACCCGGTCAGGAAGAAGCGCCCAAGTCAGCCAAAATCCTGGCCGACAAAGTCATGTTCCTGGCCGATGCTGTTCAGGGTTCTGATAAGCCAGTTCCGCTCTGGATCGGTGAAAAAAACGCTGAGGACGCACACCTCAACAATCTCAAAGCCATTTTGCAGCGTTATCCCGGCAACACGCATGTCACGCTCGGTGTCATCACCAGAGAAAGCGTGGTAACACTCAAGCTCGGCCATAGCTGGAAGATCTTCCCAAGCCGCGAATTCTGGAAAGACGTGGAGAAGTGGCAGAACGGCGACGCCCTGAAACATCAGGCGGCGATGGATTAA
- a CDS encoding EAL domain-containing protein, with the protein MVEQTCPPVDESQVREILESRRVNIFFQPVVAIASQSIIGFEAFSRVAGDECCLGTQMLFHKDLSSDLVVGVDRMCRDKALEKFTSIHDTHSEMLLYLNVNVDITSYIEPDVAFLSDKLEKLGINPGNIVLEGVTSSYDLDRLGRFCRVFRELGVKICLDSCSVDESFNIAISKLCPEFVKLNRSFFGEAERRDYSAKTLETLLSVADHVGSSVVGCGVETEEESIRLLLAGVDLQQGYYYTKGEDRDPSDPAKLFREKMVATYDKYLKVKNRLVRHRKEWFAQAFKGVSAVCSKLSNIAEERLEDGCRCLVHKVDGIISLFILDDKGRQITRRIPVGSAQPANRPDVILKTNIGSDHSVEDYSIYLDIGYEKFVTPPFASPFTGEQACLISRPFFTVQGTRYVACVEMAYPG; encoded by the coding sequence ATGGTGGAACAGACCTGTCCCCCGGTGGACGAAAGTCAGGTACGAGAGATTCTCGAATCCAGACGAGTTAATATATTCTTTCAGCCAGTGGTCGCTATTGCTTCTCAATCGATTATAGGTTTTGAGGCTTTTTCGCGGGTGGCTGGGGATGAATGCTGTTTGGGTACCCAGATGCTTTTCCACAAGGACTTGAGTTCAGATCTTGTTGTCGGTGTGGATCGAATGTGTCGGGATAAGGCGTTGGAAAAGTTCACGTCGATTCACGATACGCATAGTGAGATGCTTCTGTATCTGAACGTGAATGTTGATATTACCTCGTACATCGAACCAGATGTTGCCTTTTTGTCAGACAAACTTGAAAAATTGGGTATCAATCCTGGGAATATTGTCTTGGAAGGCGTGACCTCCTCGTACGATTTGGATCGATTAGGTCGCTTCTGTCGAGTCTTTCGTGAACTTGGGGTGAAAATATGTCTTGATTCGTGCTCGGTAGATGAGTCGTTCAACATTGCAATCTCGAAACTATGTCCGGAATTCGTCAAGCTGAACAGGTCGTTTTTTGGTGAGGCGGAACGAAGGGATTATTCAGCCAAAACGCTTGAAACGCTTCTTTCGGTAGCTGATCATGTCGGGTCTTCGGTAGTCGGTTGTGGCGTGGAGACAGAAGAGGAATCCATTCGGTTGCTCTTGGCGGGAGTAGATTTGCAACAGGGGTATTATTATACCAAGGGCGAAGATCGTGATCCAAGTGATCCTGCCAAGCTGTTCAGAGAAAAGATGGTTGCCACGTATGACAAGTATCTTAAGGTCAAGAACAGGTTGGTCCGTCATAGGAAGGAATGGTTTGCCCAGGCTTTCAAGGGTGTTTCAGCTGTCTGTTCCAAACTGTCCAATATAGCTGAGGAGCGGCTTGAAGACGGATGCAGATGCCTCGTGCACAAGGTGGATGGTATAATATCCCTATTCATTCTTGATGATAAGGGTCGGCAGATAACCCGTCGAATTCCAGTTGGGTCCGCCCAACCCGCAAACCGTCCTGATGTGATCCTGAAAACCAATATAGGGTCTGACCATTCGGTGGAAGACTATAGTATATATCTTGATATCGGGTATGAAAAATTCGTGACCCCGCCGTTTGCTTCGCCTTTTACTGGCGAACAGGCCTGTCTGATTTCCAGACCTTTTTTCACTGTGCAGGGCACTCGTTATGTGGCCTGCGTGGAAATGGCCTACCCCGGTTAG
- a CDS encoding SLC13 family permease — protein MESLFDILAYLWLRLPLILLFLCGYFVYQLMAAARITDSFVSWALKKSRGQASFLILYIIAAAAALSSFIPNTITVLTLIPVLKKLDRDFAGQGAPGMTTVLMCSAIYGAAIGGMGSMIGSPANAVLFAALDVFQIPGREQITFFNWFLWSVPLVIVFVLAAWGVAAGLGLPSSARTVTAQVDSLGDANDAGDRQTYGVRLFWFYMIYWVLEAVLRQQVAGFEFFSPMVSLGFAGVFLCLLFLRKAPDSSVGKGPLLSPSDLVKSVPRRGLLFILVLGVLFGVVHWFKLDERAVVLAGEMLQGSMAPILLFFLTTLSVIFLTEVLSNTAVVAAFFTIAFYAAQGHGMNPLYLMMGVGVASTCAFMTPIATTSNALAYGEMKGASLPVMLGLGCVLNVIGAVLMTGWLSWVLPLIY, from the coding sequence GTGGAATCCTTATTCGACATACTCGCCTATCTTTGGTTGCGCCTGCCTTTGATCCTGCTGTTTCTCTGCGGGTACTTTGTCTATCAGCTTATGGCTGCTGCCAGGATCACGGACAGTTTCGTGTCCTGGGCATTGAAGAAAAGTCGGGGACAGGCTTCCTTTTTGATTCTGTATATTATTGCCGCGGCTGCGGCCCTATCTTCATTTATTCCTAACACTATTACCGTATTGACCCTGATCCCTGTGCTTAAGAAATTGGACAGGGATTTTGCAGGGCAGGGCGCTCCGGGCATGACCACGGTGCTCATGTGTTCGGCGATATATGGGGCAGCAATCGGCGGCATGGGCTCCATGATCGGTTCTCCCGCCAACGCCGTACTGTTTGCGGCACTGGATGTGTTTCAAATCCCGGGTCGGGAGCAGATCACCTTTTTCAACTGGTTTCTCTGGTCTGTGCCGTTGGTGATTGTCTTCGTGCTTGCCGCCTGGGGTGTGGCCGCCGGACTTGGTCTGCCGTCGTCGGCGCGTACGGTCACTGCTCAAGTGGACAGCTTGGGCGATGCAAATGACGCAGGAGATCGTCAGACATACGGCGTTCGATTGTTCTGGTTCTATATGATTTACTGGGTGTTGGAAGCCGTACTCAGGCAGCAGGTGGCTGGATTTGAGTTTTTTTCGCCAATGGTCAGTCTCGGATTTGCTGGAGTCTTTCTGTGTTTGCTCTTTCTGCGAAAGGCGCCGGATTCCTCTGTGGGCAAGGGACCGTTGCTCAGCCCATCGGATTTGGTCAAATCGGTTCCACGTCGAGGGCTGTTGTTTATCCTGGTGTTAGGCGTCCTGTTCGGCGTGGTACATTGGTTCAAGCTGGATGAGCGGGCTGTGGTGCTCGCCGGTGAGATGTTGCAAGGCTCTATGGCTCCTATCCTTTTATTCTTCCTGACAACCCTGTCGGTAATCTTCCTGACAGAGGTCTTGTCCAATACCGCCGTCGTAGCGGCCTTCTTTACCATTGCCTTTTACGCTGCTCAGGGACACGGCATGAATCCTCTGTACCTGATGATGGGTGTGGGAGTAGCCTCCACATGTGCCTTCATGACCCCCATTGCCACGACATCGAACGCCTTGGCATATGGCGAGATGAAAGGCGCGTCCTTGCCTGTAATGCTTGGACTCGGTTGTGTTCTGAACGTCATCGGAGCTGTTCTTATGACCGGCTGGCTAAGTTGGGTGCTGCCCCTTATCTATTAA